The proteins below are encoded in one region of Drosophila santomea strain STO CAGO 1482 chromosome 3R, Prin_Dsan_1.1, whole genome shotgun sequence:
- the LOC120454409 gene encoding axin isoform X6: MSGHPSGLRKHDDNECSGPRPPVPGEESRVKKMTEGVADTSKNSSPSYLNWARTLNHLLEDRDGVELFKKYVEEEAPAYNDHLNFYFACEGLKQQTDPEKIKQIIGAIYRFLRKSQLSISDELRAQIKAIKTNPEIPLSPHIFDPMQRHVEVTIRDNIYPTFLCSEMYILYIQQMSAQQERCSSSGATGSGSGGSSGSGGSSLVGACALPPTTASGKQQQLQPLVPPGAFINLPVSSVSGPPAGTCSASGSVYGPSTSASSSGSISATDTLPRSSTLPTLHEDSVLSLCDDFEKVQMQEGGGSLGSGSVGAGPRAPDYPIRLTRDLLIATQKRRLEIRPPGDGRPYIQRRHSSTESKAIRQSAMANKETNTFQVIPRTQRLHSNEHRPLKEEELVSLLIPKLEEVKRKRDLEERARERNPGAALLTNERSSASDRAFAEAIREKFALDEDNDQDILDQHVSRVWKDQTPHRSPGTMSPCPPIPSRRRTATHDSGMVSDGAMSLSGHSMKHSKSMPDHSSCSRKLTNKWPSMNTDSGISMFSADTVTKYKDASSRSGSSTASKLEEAKRRLEDEPRRSRRYAQPPMQQHLSQQPLASFSSSSSGGSISLPHQPPPLPAKPPETIVVFSFCEEPVPYRIKIPGTQPTLRQFKDYLPRRGHFRFFFKTHCEDPDSPVIQEEIVNDSDILPLFGDKAMGLVKPSD; encoded by the exons ATGAGTGGCCATCCATCGGGACTCCGGAAACATGATGATAATGAGTGTAGTGGCCCACGACCACCAGTACCCGGAGAAGAGAGCCGTGTTAAAAAG ATGACCGAAGGGGTAGCAGATACCTCGAAGAATTCGTCGCCATCCTACCTGAACTGGGCCCGGACGCTGAACCACCTGCTGGAGGACCGCGATGGGGTCGAGCTCTTCAAGAAGTACGTCGAGGAGGAGGCGCCCGCCTACAACGACCACCTCAACTTCTATTTCGCCTGCGAGGGCCTCAAGCAGCAGACGGATCCGGAGAAGATCAAGCAGATAATCGGAGCCATCTACAG ATTCCTGCGCAAGAGTCAGCTGTCCATCTCCGATGAACTGCGCGCCCAGATCAAGGCCATCAAGACGAATCCCGAGATCCCGCTCAGCCCACACATATTCGATCCCATGCAGCGCCATGTGGAGGTCACCATCCGCGACAACATCTACCCCACGTTTCTCTGCTCCGAGATGTACATCCTGTACATCCAGCAGATGTCCGCCCAGCAGGagcgctgcagcagcagcggcgccACGGGCTCGGGAAGTGgcggcagcagtggcagcggtGGCAGCAGCCTCGTCGGTGCCTGCGCCCTACCACCGACCACGGCGTCCggcaagcagcagcagctccagccgCTGGTGCCGCCCGGTGCCTTCATCAATCTGCCGGTGAGCAGCGTGAGCGGGCCGCCAGCTGGCACGTGCAGTGCCAGCGGCAGTGTGTACGGTCCCTCGACCTCGGCCAGCTCCAGCGGCTCCATCAGCGCCACCGACACACTGCCACGCAGCTCCACGCTGCCCACGCTGCACGAGGACTCGGTGCTGTCGCTCTGCGACGACTTCGAGAAGGTGCAGATGCAGGAGGGCGGCGGTTCCCTCGGCTCCGGATCCGTGGGCGCAGGTCCGCGGGCGCCCGACTACCCGATTCGCCTGACGCGGGACCTACTAATAGCCACTCAGAAAAGAAGACTGGAAATCCGACCTCCTGG GGACGGTCGGCCGTACATCCAACGCAGACACAGCTCCACGGAGAGCAAGGCGATCCGCCAGAGCGCGATGGCGAACAAGGAAACCAACACCTTTCAG GTGATACCTCGCACACAACGACTACATTCGAACGAGCACAGACCACTGAAGGAAGAGGAGCTGGTGTCCTTGCTGATACCCAAGTTGGAGGAAGTGAAGCGAAAGCGCGACCTGGAAGAAAGAGCCCGCGAG AGAAATCCCGGAGCCGCTCTGCTTACCAACGAAAGATCCAGTGCCAGCGATCGAGCCTTCGCCGAGGCGATACGAGAGAAGTTTGCACTGGACGAGGACAACGACCAAGACATTCTGGACCAGCATGTGTCGCGGGTGTGGAAGGACCAAACGCCGCACCGCTCGCCGGGAACGATGTCGCCCTGCCCACCCATCCCGTCGCGCCGACGTACAGCCACCCACGATTCCGGAATGGTCAGCGATGGCGCCATGAGTCTAA GCGGACACTCAATGAAGCACTCAAAGTCCATGCCGGATCACAGTTCCTGCTCGAGGAAGTTGACAAACAAATGGCCTTCCATGAACACAGACAGTGGCATTAGCATGTTCTCGGCCGACACTGTTACCAAGTACAAAGATGCGAG TTCTCGATCTGGCTCTAGCACGGCCTCGAAACTGGAGGAGGCGAAACGAAGACTGGAAGACGAGCCGCGGCGCTCTCGTCGATACGCCCAACCGCCGATGCAGCAGCACCTGTCGCAACAGCCACTGGCCtccttcagcagcagcagcagtggcggCAGCATCAGCCTGCCACACCAGCCACCGCCTCTGCCGGCCAAGCCGCCGGAGACGATCGTGGTGTTCTCGTTCTGCGAGGAGCCAGTGCCGTACAGGATAAAAATACCCGGTACTCAGCCAACCCTGCGTCAGTTTAAGGACTATCTGCCCCGAAGAGGTCACTTTAG GTTCTTCTTCAAGACGCACTGCGAGGACCCGGACAGTCCAGTGATTCAGGAAGAGATTGTTAACGACTCCGACATACTGCCGCTATTCGGAGACAAAGCGATGGGTCTTGTCAAGCCATCCGATTAA
- the LOC120454409 gene encoding axin isoform X7, protein MSGHPSGLRKHDDNECSGPRPPVPGEESRVKKMTEGVADTSKNSSPSYLNWARTLNHLLEDRDGVELFKKYVEEEAPAYNDHLNFYFACEGLKQQTDPEKIKQIIGAIYRFLRKSQLSISDELRAQIKAIKTNPEIPLSPHIFDPMQRHVEVTIRDNIYPTFLCSEMYILYIQQMSAQQERCSSSGATGSGSGGSSGSGGSSLVGACALPPTTASGKQQQLQPLVPPGAFINLPVSSVSGPPAGTCSASGSVYGPSTSASSSGSISATDTLPRSSTLPTLHEDSVLSLCDDFEKVQMQEGGGSLGSGSVGAGPRAPDYPIRLTRDLLIATQKRRLEIRPPGDGRPYIQRRHSSTESKAIRQSAMANKETNTFQVIPRTQRLHSNEHRPLKEEELVSLLIPKLEEVKRKRDLEERARERNPGAALLTNERSSASDRAFAEAIREKFALDEDNDQDILDQHVSRVWKDQTPHRSPGTMSPCPPIPSRRRTATHDSGMVSDGAMSLSGHSMKHSKSMPDHSSCSRKLTNKWPSMNTDSGISMFSADTVTKYKDASTASKLEEAKRRLEDEPRRSRRYAQPPMQQHLSQQPLASFSSSSSGGSISLPHQPPPLPAKPPETIVVFSFCEEPVPYRIKIPGTQPTLRQFKDYLPRRGHFRFFFKTHCEDPDSPVIQEEIVNDSDILPLFGDKAMGLVKPSD, encoded by the exons ATGAGTGGCCATCCATCGGGACTCCGGAAACATGATGATAATGAGTGTAGTGGCCCACGACCACCAGTACCCGGAGAAGAGAGCCGTGTTAAAAAG ATGACCGAAGGGGTAGCAGATACCTCGAAGAATTCGTCGCCATCCTACCTGAACTGGGCCCGGACGCTGAACCACCTGCTGGAGGACCGCGATGGGGTCGAGCTCTTCAAGAAGTACGTCGAGGAGGAGGCGCCCGCCTACAACGACCACCTCAACTTCTATTTCGCCTGCGAGGGCCTCAAGCAGCAGACGGATCCGGAGAAGATCAAGCAGATAATCGGAGCCATCTACAG ATTCCTGCGCAAGAGTCAGCTGTCCATCTCCGATGAACTGCGCGCCCAGATCAAGGCCATCAAGACGAATCCCGAGATCCCGCTCAGCCCACACATATTCGATCCCATGCAGCGCCATGTGGAGGTCACCATCCGCGACAACATCTACCCCACGTTTCTCTGCTCCGAGATGTACATCCTGTACATCCAGCAGATGTCCGCCCAGCAGGagcgctgcagcagcagcggcgccACGGGCTCGGGAAGTGgcggcagcagtggcagcggtGGCAGCAGCCTCGTCGGTGCCTGCGCCCTACCACCGACCACGGCGTCCggcaagcagcagcagctccagccgCTGGTGCCGCCCGGTGCCTTCATCAATCTGCCGGTGAGCAGCGTGAGCGGGCCGCCAGCTGGCACGTGCAGTGCCAGCGGCAGTGTGTACGGTCCCTCGACCTCGGCCAGCTCCAGCGGCTCCATCAGCGCCACCGACACACTGCCACGCAGCTCCACGCTGCCCACGCTGCACGAGGACTCGGTGCTGTCGCTCTGCGACGACTTCGAGAAGGTGCAGATGCAGGAGGGCGGCGGTTCCCTCGGCTCCGGATCCGTGGGCGCAGGTCCGCGGGCGCCCGACTACCCGATTCGCCTGACGCGGGACCTACTAATAGCCACTCAGAAAAGAAGACTGGAAATCCGACCTCCTGG GGACGGTCGGCCGTACATCCAACGCAGACACAGCTCCACGGAGAGCAAGGCGATCCGCCAGAGCGCGATGGCGAACAAGGAAACCAACACCTTTCAG GTGATACCTCGCACACAACGACTACATTCGAACGAGCACAGACCACTGAAGGAAGAGGAGCTGGTGTCCTTGCTGATACCCAAGTTGGAGGAAGTGAAGCGAAAGCGCGACCTGGAAGAAAGAGCCCGCGAG AGAAATCCCGGAGCCGCTCTGCTTACCAACGAAAGATCCAGTGCCAGCGATCGAGCCTTCGCCGAGGCGATACGAGAGAAGTTTGCACTGGACGAGGACAACGACCAAGACATTCTGGACCAGCATGTGTCGCGGGTGTGGAAGGACCAAACGCCGCACCGCTCGCCGGGAACGATGTCGCCCTGCCCACCCATCCCGTCGCGCCGACGTACAGCCACCCACGATTCCGGAATGGTCAGCGATGGCGCCATGAGTCTAA GCGGACACTCAATGAAGCACTCAAAGTCCATGCCGGATCACAGTTCCTGCTCGAGGAAGTTGACAAACAAATGGCCTTCCATGAACACAGACAGTGGCATTAGCATGTTCTCGGCCGACACTGTTACCAAGTACAAAGATGCGAG CACGGCCTCGAAACTGGAGGAGGCGAAACGAAGACTGGAAGACGAGCCGCGGCGCTCTCGTCGATACGCCCAACCGCCGATGCAGCAGCACCTGTCGCAACAGCCACTGGCCtccttcagcagcagcagcagtggcggCAGCATCAGCCTGCCACACCAGCCACCGCCTCTGCCGGCCAAGCCGCCGGAGACGATCGTGGTGTTCTCGTTCTGCGAGGAGCCAGTGCCGTACAGGATAAAAATACCCGGTACTCAGCCAACCCTGCGTCAGTTTAAGGACTATCTGCCCCGAAGAGGTCACTTTAG GTTCTTCTTCAAGACGCACTGCGAGGACCCGGACAGTCCAGTGATTCAGGAAGAGATTGTTAACGACTCCGACATACTGCCGCTATTCGGAGACAAAGCGATGGGTCTTGTCAAGCCATCCGATTAA